A stretch of the Macrobrachium nipponense isolate FS-2020 chromosome 23, ASM1510439v2, whole genome shotgun sequence genome encodes the following:
- the LOC135196384 gene encoding uncharacterized protein LOC135196384 codes for MASPNNTTISSAVRELANVSAEDEPDVTETLNRIMEDPTWENVLEEAAVEGSFEGSPSSFLASGHTQQTLGNSIVPVENSVHVENLIDLFTGEVTGEEEKNRICVATVSKQESLEQCFTSLVKNVGVDEQRVEKPKLPQEDIKREVTFPLYPWRRVPKRPDFTKGGVGNPDCFLGIPSSPQDVGVHEVPTSPQTNGLHEVPRCPRANESPHKRKDREEHLSVIGINKQVIKRERLGESSWSCKPIESNTNPPVKSEAAVINSASLYPNLQESFSEGTSSRGSSHEHLFYYALGGFESSTESSRGEKRERS; via the exons ATGGCTTCGCCCAATAACACTACGATTAGCTCAGCTGTGAGGGAACTGGCTAATGTATCAGCAGAG GATGAGCCTGATGTAACAGAGACACTGAATCGCATCATGGAAGACCCTACATGGGAGAATGTCTTAGAGGAAGCTGCTGTTGAGGGGTCATTTGAGGGTAGTCCTTCGTCCTTCCTGGCGAGTGGACACACCCAGCAAACACTTGGAAATTCTATAGTCCCTGTAGAGAATTCCGTTCATGTTGAGAACTTGATCGATCTGTTTACCGGAGAAGTaacaggagaggaggagaagaacagAATATGTGTAGCTACAGTGTCCAAGCAAGAATCACTGGAACAATGTTTCACAAGCTTGGTCAAAAATGTGGGAGTGGATGAGCAAAGAGTTGAGAAGCCAAAACTGCCTCAGGAGGATATTAAACGGGAGGTAACCTTTCCTTTATACCCATGGAGGAGGGTACCAAAACGACCAGACTTCACAAAAGGTGGCGTTGGAAACCCTGACTGCTTTCTTGGAATACCCAGCAGCCCTCAGGACGTTGGTGTCCATGAGGTGCCCACGTCTCCTCAGACTAACGGCCTTCATGAAGTACCCAGATGCCCTCGGGCTAATGAATCTCCACACAAAAGGAAAGACAGAGAAGAACATCTATCAGTCATCGGAATAAACAAACAAGTCATTAAAAGGGAAAGACTAGGGGAGAGTAGCTGGAGTTGTAAGCCTATTGAGTCAAACACTAACCCACCTGTGAAATCAGAGGCAGCAGTGATAAACTCTGCAAGTCTTTACCCAAATCTGCAGGAGTCCTTCAGTGAGGGCACAAGTTCAAGAGGATCCAGTCACGAACACCTGTTTTACTATGCTCTCGGGGGGTTTGAAAGCTCTACTGAAAGCTCTAGGGGCGAGAAACGAGAACGGTCCTGA
- the LOC135199982 gene encoding uncharacterized protein LOC135199982 encodes MNEKHRSLIKDLQTLLGEHRKLERVVEKRELTIQESIATGFSMLLMLMDSQSHLLEAKGLGEVLLSRQSAQGCQSAILGWYEPKLLDDTEEITISEGFQKGTMAAVTVLRHSMGLSFNQRVSDEASDFTSFTGNDQEELVMCVKHMMESPYWKAILEKTASDDTSDGNSVHRLAQGTRRIDTRLYDFDGRIYYSARSRFSRSRNVYVEKLVDISTGSTESSDVWYHKYRKPGVLAESGRVSAEPFSSSLLDEIVDDCYYQLRSEISKYASGAGGECLEGLTGKFKDPKQQGAFPKHMIPLTPTKERNELQLGLTRTETERDAIRNPKESSIKPLKAEGRDISKKETESRSMPATVGCAMEGRDLFSLATHSEGTKTDNTAYTTYLRPVTETFNTRTRTTKAVTLYPEWERGPVANASTDDHFKPLLYLYTKDGPVSGSVGAAVWTEQQDHFRGNESFGKSDKGACGEEQDTQNDKARKDEASEDTATFLKK; translated from the exons ATGAACGAAAAGCACAGGAGCTTGATCAAGGATCTGCAGACGCTCCTGGGAGAGCACAGAAAGTTAGAGAGGGTAGTTGAGAAACGTGAATTAACCATCCAGGAGAGTATTGCCACTGGATTTTCAATGCTTTTGATGTTGATGGATTCCCAAAGTCATCTTCTGGAGGCAAAGGGTCTAGGAGAGGTTTTACTCTCGCGTCAGAGTGCTCAGGGGTGCCAGAGTGCAATCTTGGGGTGGTACGAACCGAAGCTTTTGGATGATACGGAAGAGATTACCATTTCAGAAGGG TTTCAGAAGGGAACTATGGCTGCAGTGACCGTCCTGAGACATTCTATGGGACTTTCATTCAATCAGAGAGTGTCAGACGAAGCCAGCGATTTCACCTCTTTCACAGGAAAT GACCAAGAGGAGTTGGTGATGTGTGTCAAGCACATGATGGAGAGCCCTTATTGGAAGGCAATTCTTGAGAAGACGGCAAGTGATGACACATCTGATGGCAATTCAGTGCACCGTTTGGCACaaggaactcggaggattgacaCCAGGTTATATGATTTTGACGGTAGGATTTATTATAGCGCTCGGAGCAGGTTCAGCAGAAGCCGCAACGTGTACGTTGAAAAGTTAGTCGATATATCCACAGGAAGTACAGAAAGCTCTGATGTGTGGTATCACAAGTATAGGAAACCTGGAGTATTAGCAGAGAGTGGAAGAGTGTCTGCAGAACCGTTTAGCTCATCGCTATTAGATGAAATTGTCGATGATTGTTATTACCAGCTAAGAAGCGAGATCTCCAAATATGCATCAGGTGCTGGAGGGGAGTGTCTAGAAGGTCTGACTGGAAAATTTAAAGACCCTAAGCAACAGGGGGCTTTTCCCAAACATATGATACCCCTCACTCcaacaaaagaaaggaatgaactcCAATTGGGCCTCACAAGAACTGAAACTGAAAGAGATGCTATTAGGAATCCTAAAGAATCTTCCATAAAACCGTTAAAAGCAGAGGGAAGAGATATTTCCAAGAAAGAAACCGAGAGTAGGAGCATGCCAGCAACAGTAGGTTGTGCGATGGAGGGCAGAGACCTGTTTAGTTTGGCAACACATTCAGAGGGTACTAAGACTGACAATACAGCTTATACAACGTATCTGAGGCCCGTAACTGAAACCTTTAATACAAGAACCCGAACCACCAAGGCTGTAACGCTTTACCCAGAATGGGAAAGGGGTCCTGTTGCCAATGCAAGTACCGATGACCATTTCAAACCCCtcttatatttatacacaaaagATGGCCCCGTAAGCGGTAGTGTAGGAGCTGCAGTTTGGACAGAACAACAGGATCATTTCCGTGGGAATGAATCCTTTGGAAAGTCTGATAAAGGAGCTTGTGGAGAGGAACAGGACACACAAAATGACAAAGCAAGAAAGGATGAGGCAAGTGAGGACACTGCTACGTttctaaaaaaatga